AACTAACGAAAATGAAATCTTCACTTACAGTAGCTCCATATTTCAGGTGATCAAAAGTAAGTGGCTTCCAATCCCAGTAGTGATGAAGAAGTTCTGGAAAAGCTGACTCCAGCTTCGAATAAGATTCGTCAATGATGGCTCCTGCTAAGTCCTCCATGGAGTCCCTTTCTTCGCCGCCTTTGATCATAAACTTCTCTTGGATGTCGATGTGGTACCCTTCTGGAATTCTGATGAAATCTTGAAAAAGAGCATCTCTAATATTCCTGACGCCCACACTAGAGAAAGTTATACCTCTATTCTCAAGGAAATCCTTCAGGGCAGGGCACTCCGTCCTGGCCCTGCAGAAGTgatagagcaaaacatgattccGCATAGACAGTTGCATGACAGCGACTTTTCTATGCCCGTAACAATCGTTTCGCGTGAACTCCATGCCGAGACCAACAAACTTGTGCTTCTCCTCGCGCAACCAATCCTCGTACAAGCCAATGATCTCCTCCACCTTGCCAGGCTCGTTGGTGTACCAcacgtcgagcttcgtgttaCCATCgacaactataggatggtactcgGTGGTGTTCAAAAAGTCGACCATGGCAACGAGCAGCAAGGTGCCAATGGAGATTCCTAAGACCCTGCGACAAGGTTGGGGAGTGGTGAGGAGGGTGGGAACTGACTGATGTTCTGTGGATACAATACGACGTGAAGACCTCACAAACACGGCCAGTATTTAACCTTGGCGAGGAACCTTTGAGTTGCAATGCGCATTAACGTGTGAACTAGGAACAGCAAATAGACGGTTGTGCTTTCGAAGCTCATAAAACCATGCACTTCGTAAAGTCACGGCTGTGCACAAATATTTGATGCCGTGGAGAAATCGAGGAGCCTCTAACTTTATTTTACGGTAACTGACACACTGAATAGTCACATCGAACAGCCGGCACATCGGTCATCAATTCCTCCTTTGAACAAAGACCACCAACGGAAGAATCCAATGAAGCAAACAAACAGCCAGCCGTACACCTTAGATCCGAAGGCCAAAACTCATCCGTGCCTCATCTAGCTAGATTCACAACATCTGTCCCTCGATAGTCAAGGCTGGTTTCAGGTGAGGCCCGGGTATGCAGGCACAAGACGCACATACGTGTCTATCAAGCACGGGTATGCAGGCACACGACACACATACATGTCTATTCCACAGGCACGGGTATCACCACAGGCACGTAGAGATACAGGCAGCAACTTGCCGGAAACACGTGAATGCAGGCAACAAAGGCACGGAAACGTAGCCTCTACAGGCACGTGCTTCGGCTTGGCAAGGCATGAATACAGCCTTGCAATTAACATTCTCGAGCCACGGCTAGACACCCTCTGCGTACAGACATGGAATTGCAGGTTCTCCGACGCACAAGCACGGTTTTTGAATTGGCATTCTCGAGGCACAGATACAAATCCTCTGCATAAAAATCCTCTGGATGCAAAAAAGAGAGGTGGCAGAGGCATCGGTAAGAACACTCTGTTCGAGAGGCACGGTTGCAAACTCTCAAGAGGGACAGCCATGTGACACCGCAGACACATAGACACGTGACGTGTATCACATGAGGATACATCAAATACAAGCAGCGAATCAACGGTAGAAGTGAAAGAGCCACAGTTTTAAAGTGTCTAGAGGCACGGGCGTGTAGAAGCACAGGCACGACGAGTCACAGCCACCGCATCCCCTCACGGACAGGCATCTGGCACCACAGGCACATAGAGTCATAGCCAGCATGTCTCCTGAGACAAGCGAATGCAGGTACAGGACGCACGGAACTGCAGCGTATACAGGCACGGAATTGCGACTTTTGTCGCACAGGTACGGCTTTCGAATTGGCGTTCTCGAGGCACGAGTACAACCCACCTGGACGCACAAAAGAGTGGTGGCAGAGGCACGGTTGTGTAGTTTGAAGAGAAACTGTCGTGTGACACCGCCACATAGAGACATCGCGTGTGTCATGTGAGGTACATGAATAGCGGAAAAGAAGCCACGGAAGTGAAGCCTCCACAGACACGGATGCGGGCTTCTAGAGGCACGGTCCCGAAGAACACAAAGACAGGAAACTGAAAATGTTGCCTCGTATGTTACCAAACGTGCCTCTCTTGTGCGAATGTGTAAAACACAACAATACAAACACAAACAAACATCGGTGAATATAAGCCAAACAAAAAACATGCTTCTCCCAAACAATACATATGCGTCCCCTCATGGACAGGCGTCTGGCACCAAAGGCACGTAGAGTCACAGCCAGCATGACGCCTGAGACACGCAAATGCACGTACAGGAGACACCGAATTAAAGCGTATACAGGCACGGAATTGCGGCTTCTCAAGAGAGTGGTGGCAAAGGCACGGTTGTGTAGTGTCAAGAGGAACTGCCGTGTGAAACCAGCACGTTACAGACATGGCGTGTGTCACGGATGTACATGCATAGACGGAAAGAAGCCACGGAAGTGAAGCCTGAACATACACGGATGCCCGGATTCTCGAGGCACGGTCCTAAAGCACACAAAGACACGAAACTAAAATGTTGCCTCGTACTTTAGCAGACGTGCCTCTCTTGTGCGAACATGTAAAAGACAACAATACAAACACAAACAAACAGCACTGAATAAAAGCGAAACACAAAACGCGCTTCTCCCAAACAATACATATGCGCCACTTCAACAGGTTCTCTAAATATACATGAACTCGCGCAAACGTCAACAATGAACTTGTAACATGAAAAAACATAAGAAATTATATTCACATAACATGAGACGGTACTCCATAGGATTGAACTAAAAGTACTCATTAATTATACAAAAAAAGAAATGAAAGTCTTCCAGGAGTCCATTCTGCTCAGACCACCGGGACCATTCTACTCAATTGGAGTTCTGCTCAAAAGCATCAACGGCGTCCGGGGTCGGGAGGACAACGAGGATGCATCATGTCCTTCATAGAAAGAACTCGGCAGTACAGCTCGTAGCTGACATGCCCATCCTAAAATAAAAAGCGGATGAGAATGAAGATATACGTAAAGGGGAAAAGTACTCTTGTTGCaataaaacaaaaatataaaGACGAAACTTTCACTTACAATTGCCGCATATTTTAGGTGTTCAAGGGAAAGCGGCTTCCATTCCCAGTAGTCATGCAGACCTTGTGGAAAAGACGACTTGATACTCAAGTAAGATTTGTTTATGACGGCTCCTGCCAAATCTGCCATTGAATCCCTTAGATTGCCTCCTTTGATCATGAGCTCCTCTTGAAGGTCGATGTGACACTCTCTTGGGATTTTGAGGTAACTGTTTGCGAGAACATCCATATCGTTCCTGACGTCGACACTAGCGAAAATTATACCTTTGTTCTAAAGGAAATCCTTCAGAGCAGCGCACTCCGTCCTGGCCTTGCACAAGTGATAAACAAGAACATGCTTGCGCATCTCAAGTTGCATAACGGCAAATTTTCTACTACGATCAAAATAATCCTCTCGTGTGTACTCCAGATCAAGACCAACAAACTTGTACCTGTCCTCACGCAGCCATTCCTCATAGAGAGTAAGAATCTCCTCCACCTTGTGGGGCTCATTGGTGTACAACACATCGAGCTTGGTATTACCATCAGCATCTATAAAGAGACGCTTAGTAGTGCCTGAAGTCGTCCATGGAACCGAGGCTGAGACGACAATGGAGTTTGACTGTGCTTCTCGTACGAGGCGAGGATGACGGGAGCTACCTGCACTTCTCTGGAGGGAATAAGACGCGATAACCTCCAGGAATAGACCACTACTTAACCTTTGGGGAGAGACGACTCAGTTACCATGCGCCCATTTAATTGCTAAGGAAACGGTGAATGGACGATTGTGCTTCTGCAGCTCGTGAAACCATGCACTTCAAAAGTCACAACTACCACGCTGTAATCGAGGAGCCTCTAGGTTAAATCTAGCACGGTATCTGGCACAGTAAATACTAACAATAAATAGCCATCCCATCGGTCACCAGCACATCTTTTGACCGAGAGAACAATGCGAAGAGGCAAACGAGATGACCCAGTCGTACAAATACTACACTGGGAGTGAACAAAAATAGAAGCACGGTTCGCCAGAACAAAAGCCACACGCGTGCATCCACTTTGGTTAAAGACAAACCTCACTAACATCAACGCACCATGTTTGCGTACCATCAGAAACATTGACAAAACAAAAGCACGTCCATGCTTCTGACATGCATATAACCGTGGGCTATCATACATATTCCCGCCTGAAGCCAGCGTACATAAAAACAGTGACTCCCCTGGGTCAACGACTGCCTGAAAAAAATTGCAATACCAAAGTCACGAACCGTGACTCGATTTCAGATGCAAACGTGCCTCTCATTAGCAACCATCATGCCTCCCCTCAATTTGCATCCCCCGGCATATTGACCATGCCTCTCCTGTTACAACAACC
This sequence is a window from Aegilops tauschii subsp. strangulata cultivar AL8/78 chromosome 7, Aet v6.0, whole genome shotgun sequence. Protein-coding genes within it:
- the LOC141027001 gene encoding uncharacterized protein translates to MVDFLNTTEYHPIVVDGNTKLDVWYTNEPGKVEEIIGLYEDWLREEKHKARTECPALKDFLENRGITFSSVGVRNIRDALFQDFIRIPEGYHIDIQEKFMIKGGEERDSMEDLAGAIIDESYSKLESAFPELLHHYWDWKPLTFDHLKYGATEGYVSYELYRRFLSMRDILHRRCLPDLRWRGRF